A region of [Bacteroides] pectinophilus DNA encodes the following proteins:
- a CDS encoding endolytic transglycosylase MltG yields MEDKNVRFGIGVIVNIIVVIIAVVLIYFIGAKGFAFGAKVFDEQSVDTQENARQVEVTIPVNITDSRLTDILYDRGLIEDKLIFKAQLALSEYKGKCKAGTYTVDTSMKPTQILAVLCGGSTDTEGTDGGTQ; encoded by the coding sequence ATGGAAGATAAGAATGTCAGATTTGGAATTGGCGTTATAGTGAACATTATAGTAGTAATAATAGCTGTTGTGCTTATATATTTTATAGGTGCAAAAGGATTTGCATTTGGCGCAAAAGTATTTGATGAACAGTCTGTTGATACCCAGGAGAATGCAAGACAGGTAGAGGTGACTATTCCGGTTAATATAACAGACTCCAGACTTACGGATATCCTGTATGACAGAGGACTTATCGAAGACAAGCTTATATTCAAAGCACAGCTTGCACTGTCTGAATACAAAGGCAAGTGCAAAGCAGGAACATATACAGTTGATACATCCATGAAGCCTACGCAGATACTTGCGGTACTCTGTGGCGGCAGTACGGATACAGAAGGTACTGATGGTGGTACACAATGA
- a CDS encoding U32 family peptidase translates to MPDHIHNGRNIELLIPASSLEVLKVAVMFGADAVYIGGEAFGLRAKAKNFSLEEMKEGVEFAHAHDVKVYVTANILAHNKDLDGAREYFEELKQVGMDALIISDPGMFTIAKEVLPDVDIHISTQANNTNYATFNFWYKMGARRVVTARELSLEEIKTIRKNIPDDLEIETFIHGAMCISYSGRCLLSSFMAGRDANQGACTHPCRWKYSVVEESRPGEYMPVYENERGTFIFNSKDLCMIEHIPELVEAGIDSFKIEGRMKTALYVATVARTYRLAIDDYLRDPEYYRSRIPFYKSEISKCTYRQYTTGFFFGKPDKDTQIYDSNTYEHEYTYLGIVGDCNGDGLYSVEQRNKFSVGETIEVMKPDGTNIECSVIEIKDDEGNSMECAPHPKQKLWINLGTKLDRYDILRRHD, encoded by the coding sequence ATGCCTGATCATATTCACAATGGCCGTAATATAGAACTTCTTATACCGGCAAGCAGCCTTGAAGTGCTCAAGGTTGCAGTCATGTTCGGCGCTGACGCTGTCTATATCGGAGGTGAAGCTTTCGGTCTCAGAGCAAAAGCAAAGAACTTTTCACTTGAAGAGATGAAGGAGGGCGTGGAATTCGCACATGCACATGATGTAAAGGTCTATGTCACTGCCAATATTCTCGCCCATAACAAAGACCTTGATGGTGCAAGGGAATATTTTGAAGAACTTAAGCAGGTAGGTATGGATGCCCTGATTATATCTGATCCGGGAATGTTCACAATTGCAAAGGAAGTGCTTCCTGATGTTGACATTCATATCAGTACACAGGCAAACAATACCAATTATGCGACATTTAATTTCTGGTATAAGATGGGTGCGAGAAGAGTTGTTACTGCAAGAGAACTTTCACTTGAAGAGATTAAGACGATAAGAAAGAATATTCCTGATGACCTTGAGATAGAGACATTTATACATGGAGCAATGTGTATATCATATTCAGGAAGATGTCTTCTGAGCAGCTTTATGGCAGGAAGGGATGCCAATCAGGGAGCCTGCACACATCCATGCAGATGGAAGTATTCTGTTGTAGAGGAATCAAGACCGGGCGAGTATATGCCTGTATATGAGAATGAACGCGGAACATTTATCTTCAATTCAAAAGACCTGTGCATGATTGAACATATTCCTGAGCTTGTTGAGGCGGGAATTGACAGTTTTAAGATTGAAGGAAGAATGAAGACTGCACTGTATGTTGCAACTGTTGCAAGGACATACAGACTCGCAATTGATGATTACCTCAGGGATCCTGAATATTACAGAAGCAGGATTCCGTTCTACAAATCAGAGATTTCAAAGTGTACTTACAGACAGTATACAACGGGATTTTTCTTTGGAAAACCTGATAAAGATACGCAGATTTATGACAGCAATACATATGAGCATGAATACACATATCTCGGCATAGTAGGTGACTGTAACGGGGATGGATTGTATTCTGTTGAACAGCGAAACAAGTTCTCTGTAGGAGAAACTATAGAAGTCATGAAGCCGGATGGCACTAACATTGAATGCAGTGTTATTGAGATTAAGGATGATGAAGGTAATTCGATGGAATGCGCACCTCATCCTAAGCAGAAGCTCTGGATTAATCTCGGAACAAAGCTTGACAGATATGATATTCTTAGAAGACATGACTAA
- the sigK gene encoding RNA polymerase sporulation sigma factor SigK — protein sequence MKIFDKPLSSEEEKIYLKKCREGDLEARNKLIEKNMRLVAHIVKKYACADRDTEDLLSVGTIGLIKAVNTFDMNKSIRLATYAAKCIDNELLMLLRSDRRKSREISIYEPVGKDKEGNEINLIEIIGTSEDTVVEDYELRQDVKKLYSAVEKKLTDREREIIIMRYGLYGTQEITQREIAQKMNISRSYVSRIEKRALEKMKEDFAFKAPV from the coding sequence TTGAAAATTTTTGATAAGCCGTTATCTAGCGAAGAAGAGAAGATATATCTGAAAAAATGCAGGGAAGGTGACCTGGAGGCCAGAAATAAACTTATCGAAAAGAATATGCGGCTCGTTGCACATATAGTGAAAAAATATGCCTGCGCAGACCGCGATACGGAAGATCTCCTGTCAGTAGGAACGATAGGACTTATAAAGGCCGTTAATACATTTGACATGAACAAAAGTATCAGACTCGCAACATATGCTGCCAAATGCATTGATAATGAACTTCTTATGCTGCTAAGAAGCGACCGGCGAAAAAGCCGGGAGATTTCAATATATGAGCCGGTAGGTAAGGACAAAGAAGGCAATGAGATAAATCTTATAGAAATAATAGGAACAAGTGAAGATACGGTTGTTGAGGATTACGAGCTTAGACAGGATGTAAAGAAACTGTATAGTGCAGTTGAAAAAAAACTTACAGACAGAGAGCGGGAGATTATAATTATGAGATATGGCCTATACGGGACACAGGAGATTACACAGCGCGAAATCGCGCAGAAAATGAATATCAGCAGAAGCTATGTAAGCAGAATAGAAAAAAGAGCTCTTGAAAAAATGAAAGAGGACTTTGCTTTTAAAGCGCCGGTTTAG
- a CDS encoding O-methyltransferase, producing the protein MIVNERIVSYINSLNADNEGVLAEIENEAKAAGVPVIRKEMENFLKVMLAVKKPAGILEVGAAVGYSSILMSMNVDSDCHITTIENYDIRIEQARHNIARAGKESQITLLEGDAMNILKDLPSQEYDFVFMDAAKAQYINFLPEVLRVMKTSAVLISDNVLQEGSIAESRYAVTRRDRTIHARMREYMYELTHMNELITSIVPIGDGITMSVKRMEDNNA; encoded by the coding sequence ATGATAGTTAATGAAAGAATAGTATCATATATTAATTCCCTTAATGCAGATAACGAAGGAGTGCTTGCTGAGATTGAGAATGAGGCAAAGGCGGCAGGCGTTCCGGTTATACGCAAAGAGATGGAGAATTTCCTTAAAGTAATGCTTGCGGTCAAAAAGCCCGCAGGCATTCTTGAGGTAGGGGCAGCTGTCGGATATTCATCAATACTTATGAGTATGAATGTAGACAGTGACTGCCATATAACAACGATAGAGAACTATGACATCCGCATAGAGCAGGCAAGACACAATATTGCGAGAGCCGGTAAAGAAAGTCAGATTACGCTTCTTGAGGGCGACGCAATGAATATACTGAAAGATCTGCCTTCGCAGGAGTATGACTTTGTCTTTATGGATGCAGCCAAAGCTCAGTATATTAATTTTCTGCCAGAAGTGTTAAGGGTAATGAAAACGTCAGCAGTGCTGATATCGGATAATGTACTGCAGGAAGGCAGCATAGCTGAGTCAAGATATGCGGTGACGAGGCGTGACAGAACAATTCATGCAAGGATGCGTGAGTATATGTATGAACTTACGCATATGAACGAACTGATAACATCGATAGTTCCTATCGGAGATGGAATTACAATGTCTGTAAAAAGAATGGAGGATAATAATGCCTGA